The Gammaproteobacteria bacterium genome window below encodes:
- a CDS encoding VOC family protein yields the protein MLNIESVNHIGIRIKDRVKSVKFYENLGFEALVDFGFDDGHPIIMKHPSGVVLNLLGLATTQNQNNILMDVDEKYPGYTHIALTVNSLNVAKEFLKENNIAETGSFSFKGMSAVFIRDPDSNVIELDEYEKGSDHP from the coding sequence ATGCTCAATATAGAATCAGTCAATCATATTGGTATTCGAATAAAAGATAGAGTCAAATCTGTAAAATTTTATGAAAACTTAGGTTTTGAAGCATTAGTTGATTTTGGTTTCGACGATGGCCACCCAATCATCATGAAGCACCCAAGTGGTGTGGTGCTGAATTTATTAGGTCTTGCGACCACACAAAACCAAAATAACATTCTCATGGATGTTGATGAAAAGTACCCAGGCTATACACATATTGCATTGACAGTAAATTCACTCAATGTAGCTAAAGAATTTTTAAAAGAAAATAACATAGCAGAAACCGGTTCATTTAGTTTTAAAGGAATGTCAGCCGTTTTTATTCGTGATCCTGATAGTAATGTGATCGAGTTAGACGAATATGAAAAAGGTTCGGATCACCCATGA
- a CDS encoding DUF1255 family protein, whose protein sequence is MSEFENVSVVREANIYFDGKVTSRSVVFQDGSLKTLGIMLPGEYEFNTDDKEQMEIISGKLGVLLPNSKWKMIHGGETFEVPAKSKFQLKIVETTDYCCSFIR, encoded by the coding sequence ATGTCTGAATTTGAAAATGTGTCGGTAGTTCGTGAGGCAAATATCTATTTTGATGGGAAAGTAACAAGCCGCTCAGTAGTCTTTCAAGATGGCTCCCTCAAAACATTGGGAATTATGCTGCCAGGTGAATATGAGTTTAATACAGATGATAAAGAGCAGATGGAGATTATTTCTGGAAAGTTAGGGGTTCTTTTGCCCAATAGTAAATGGAAAATGATACATGGCGGCGAAACTTTTGAAGTTCCAGCCAAATCAAAGTTTCAGCTGAAAATAGTTGAAACGACTGACTATTGCTGTAGCTTTATTCGGTAA
- the recQ gene encoding DNA helicase RecQ, translated as MQRAHEILKTTFGFQEYRPSQENIIDALLQGEDALVLMPTGGGKSLCYQIPALVRDGTGIVVSPLIALMQDQVDALKQLGVKAAYLNSSLGYHDATAVEQELVNGELDILYVAPERLLTERMMRLLDNARLSLFAIDEAHCVSQWGHDFRPEYQRLKSIHTRYPDVPRIALTATADQRTREEIISQLQLEQAKIFIDSFDRPNIHYAINDGANTKQRLWTFLSQNHADDAGIVYCLSRKKVDSVAEWLTDQGRVALPYHAGLSSEVRQENQRRFLREEGVIIVATIAFGMGIDKPDVRFVAHLNLPKSIEAYYQETGRAGRDGLPANAWMAYGLKDVITLRQFSQNSNANDTHKRVEYHKLEAMLGLCELVSCRRQALLEYFDEAVSAICGNCDNCLHPPQKWEATEATQMALSCVYRTEQRFGVNYIVEILLGKENDRIQRNGHDQLSTYGIGKEFSTAEWRVMMRQLIALGYLEIDIERHGALRLTEKCRPLLRGELSLQLRKMEKQEKQVSGKKGKQTVRPQDEALWDALRSLRMSLAEKAGVPPYVIFHDSTLQEMLKERPLTLSAMSDITGVGEQKLTRFGKQFIKEISKYPLSELLDNNLSQTVNETLMLYQQGKSIDQITKERQLTSTTVYTHLSAAIETGLLDVKEVLELDEQKYDEIVFAIESFGEDKEKRLKPVFEALEGVYDYGLLRCVQASI; from the coding sequence TTGCAGCGTGCCCACGAAATTTTAAAAACCACTTTTGGTTTTCAAGAATATCGCCCTTCTCAAGAGAATATTATCGATGCCTTGCTGCAAGGTGAAGATGCATTGGTATTAATGCCTACCGGTGGGGGTAAATCACTGTGTTATCAAATTCCAGCATTAGTGCGCGATGGAACGGGTATTGTGGTGTCACCGCTGATAGCCTTAATGCAAGATCAGGTGGATGCGCTTAAACAGCTAGGTGTGAAGGCGGCATATTTGAATTCAAGTCTTGGATATCATGACGCTACCGCAGTTGAGCAAGAATTAGTCAACGGTGAGTTGGATATTCTCTATGTTGCACCTGAGCGTTTATTAACCGAAAGAATGATGAGACTGTTGGATAATGCCCGATTGTCTTTGTTTGCTATTGATGAGGCACATTGTGTGTCGCAATGGGGACATGACTTTAGGCCTGAATACCAACGCCTGAAATCCATTCATACTCGCTATCCTGATGTGCCCAGAATTGCCTTAACCGCTACTGCCGATCAGCGCACCCGTGAAGAGATTATTTCACAACTGCAATTAGAACAAGCCAAAATCTTTATCGACAGTTTTGATCGACCCAATATTCATTATGCGATAAATGATGGTGCGAACACTAAACAGCGTTTGTGGACCTTCCTTTCGCAGAATCATGCAGATGATGCAGGTATTGTCTATTGTTTATCACGTAAAAAAGTAGATTCTGTTGCGGAATGGTTAACAGATCAAGGCAGAGTGGCATTGCCATACCATGCAGGCTTATCTAGCGAGGTGCGACAAGAGAACCAACGCCGCTTCTTGCGAGAAGAAGGAGTGATTATTGTTGCAACGATTGCGTTTGGAATGGGTATTGATAAACCGGATGTTCGTTTTGTTGCACATCTTAATCTACCCAAGAGCATTGAAGCCTACTATCAAGAAACCGGGCGTGCAGGCAGGGATGGTTTGCCAGCCAATGCGTGGATGGCATATGGCTTGAAAGATGTTATTACCTTACGGCAGTTCAGCCAAAATTCGAATGCTAACGATACTCATAAACGGGTAGAGTATCATAAGCTGGAAGCAATGTTAGGTTTGTGTGAGTTAGTCAGTTGTCGTCGGCAGGCATTATTGGAATATTTTGATGAAGCAGTAAGTGCAATATGTGGCAACTGTGATAACTGTCTGCATCCTCCTCAAAAGTGGGAGGCGACGGAAGCTACGCAAATGGCATTATCTTGTGTGTATCGCACTGAACAACGTTTTGGTGTGAATTACATTGTAGAAATCTTACTTGGTAAAGAAAATGACCGTATTCAACGCAATGGGCATGATCAACTGAGCACTTATGGAATAGGTAAAGAGTTCTCCACTGCTGAATGGCGCGTGATGATGCGTCAATTGATTGCGCTAGGGTATTTAGAAATTGATATTGAGCGACATGGTGCATTGCGATTAACCGAGAAATGTAGACCATTGTTACGTGGCGAACTGAGCTTGCAGTTGCGCAAGATGGAAAAACAAGAAAAGCAAGTTTCGGGCAAAAAAGGAAAGCAGACCGTTCGACCCCAAGACGAAGCATTGTGGGATGCATTACGCTCTCTCAGAATGTCGCTAGCAGAAAAAGCGGGTGTGCCTCCTTATGTAATATTCCATGATTCAACATTGCAAGAAATGTTAAAAGAACGTCCGCTGACATTAAGTGCTATGAGTGATATTACTGGTGTGGGTGAGCAGAAACTTACACGTTTTGGAAAACAATTTATTAAAGAGATATCGAAATACCCTCTGTCAGAGTTATTAGATAACAATTTGTCGCAAACGGTAAATGAAACACTGATGCTTTATCAGCAAGGTAAAAGCATAGATCAGATCACTAAGGAACGTCAGTTAACCAGCACAACGGTGTACACACATTTATCCGCTGCAATTGAAACAGGTTTGTTAGACGTCAAAGAGGTGCTTGAATTAGATGAGCAAAAATACGATGAAATCGTCTTTGCTATTGAATCATTTGGAGAGGATAAAGAAAAACGTTTAAAACCTGTCTTTGAGGCATTGGAAGGTGTTTATGATTACGGGCTGCTACGATGCGTGCAAGCTTCTATCTAA
- a CDS encoding RNA-binding protein, which yields MKLLVRNLARTTTEAKLREMFEVYGTLQSCSLIIDEETGTSKGFGFVEMPKMGEAKAAMVNLNYTDVDGSRIRVKKAN from the coding sequence ATGAAACTACTTGTCCGAAACCTTGCACGCACCACCACAGAAGCCAAACTTAGAGAAATGTTTGAAGTTTATGGCACCCTACAATCTTGCTCGCTAATAATAGATGAGGAGACAGGCACTTCTAAAGGATTTGGCTTTGTAGAAATGCCAAAAATGGGTGAAGCCAAAGCAGCTATGGTAAATCTTAATTATACCGATGTAGATGGAAGTAGAATTCGGGTGAAAAAAGCCAATTAG
- a CDS encoding EAL domain-containing protein: MNVMHNWQNYALSVVVCAAILIIIYATQRLLQVKDLQEDNKTLNGLILVAFVLIALFVAFLLLILTSPLEPVHYFLAFSAYITAVFIRLTAKSSFELAVNLTKSETLEHYYATHDDLTGLSNLTFFNEQLEKTLNVSRREDDELALLIIGLNRFKVINETLGYFVGDAILQEISSRIRASLRKTDLIARLGGDEFAVLINPVTDQDHIHAIAKNIAESVQVPLAVEGKPTDVGVSIGVSVYPKNAQNSIELIEKARNSLIAAEKSGESVVMYNSETADEHLEDIQIIGMLQRAIQEEQLTILYQPQVRLSDKNLISAEALIRWQHPNYGLLDPGRFIPYAEKTGLIYEINLWLLKNVSNLLIEWNEKDINLPIAMNITAHGFLNKDFQQALKSLIKKHSWLPRMLKIELTETSSIDNVDEIRGSMLAYKKLGLSFSLDDYGTKHASLEYLKRLPFDELKIDQSFMVNAATDEDSRAIIQHAKEIAQQLKLTTTAEGIESEEVFGIAKDYGIKNGQGYYFSSAILADELISIVRTN; the protein is encoded by the coding sequence ATGAACGTTATGCACAACTGGCAAAATTATGCTTTGTCCGTTGTGGTGTGCGCAGCAATTTTAATTATTATCTACGCCACGCAAAGACTTCTGCAGGTAAAAGATCTTCAAGAAGATAATAAAACTTTAAATGGGCTCATTCTTGTGGCCTTTGTTTTAATCGCTCTCTTTGTAGCATTTCTACTTCTAATTCTTACCAGCCCATTAGAGCCAGTTCATTATTTTTTAGCATTTAGTGCATACATTACTGCGGTCTTTATTAGGCTGACAGCCAAATCAAGCTTTGAGCTTGCCGTTAACCTAACAAAGTCAGAGACATTAGAGCATTACTATGCCACACATGATGATTTAACCGGTTTGTCTAACTTAACCTTTTTTAATGAACAATTAGAGAAAACACTCAATGTCTCCCGCAGAGAAGATGACGAATTAGCATTGCTCATCATCGGTTTAAATCGTTTTAAAGTCATTAATGAAACATTAGGCTATTTTGTGGGTGATGCAATATTGCAAGAAATATCGAGTCGTATACGCGCTTCCTTAAGGAAAACAGATTTAATCGCACGTTTGGGCGGTGATGAATTTGCAGTGTTAATAAATCCAGTTACTGATCAAGACCATATTCATGCTATTGCTAAGAACATAGCGGAATCCGTACAAGTACCGCTTGCAGTGGAAGGTAAGCCTACGGACGTGGGAGTTTCTATTGGTGTGTCGGTATACCCTAAAAATGCTCAAAACAGTATAGAACTAATAGAAAAAGCCAGAAACTCACTCATAGCAGCAGAAAAGAGCGGTGAGTCCGTAGTCATGTATAACTCTGAAACTGCAGATGAGCACTTAGAAGACATTCAAATTATTGGCATGCTGCAGCGTGCCATTCAAGAAGAGCAATTAACGATCTTATACCAGCCTCAAGTACGTTTAAGCGATAAAAATCTCATCTCAGCAGAAGCCTTAATTCGTTGGCAACATCCTAACTACGGGTTATTGGATCCAGGTAGGTTTATTCCATATGCAGAAAAAACAGGTCTCATTTACGAAATAAATCTTTGGTTACTTAAAAATGTAAGTAATTTGTTGATTGAATGGAATGAAAAAGACATTAATCTACCCATTGCAATGAATATTACTGCGCATGGATTCTTGAATAAAGATTTTCAGCAAGCGTTAAAATCGCTGATCAAAAAACATTCTTGGCTTCCGAGAATGCTCAAAATAGAGCTAACTGAAACGTCTAGTATCGATAATGTTGATGAAATTCGTGGTTCAATGCTTGCATATAAAAAATTAGGGTTATCATTTAGTTTGGATGATTATGGAACTAAGCATGCATCATTAGAATATTTAAAGAGATTGCCTTTTGATGAATTAAAAATCGATCAATCCTTTATGGTCAATGCTGCAACAGATGAGGACAGCAGGGCTATCATTCAGCATGCAAAAGAAATTGCTCAACAATTGAAGTTAACCACTACTGCAGAAGGTATTGAAAGTGAAGAAGTGTTCGGAATTGCAAAAGACTATGGTATAAAAAATGGCCAAGGGTACTATTTTAGCTCTGCAATTCTAGCGGATGAGTTAATAAGTATTGTTAGGACAAATTGA